From Elephas maximus indicus isolate mEleMax1 chromosome 1, mEleMax1 primary haplotype, whole genome shotgun sequence, a single genomic window includes:
- the MARCKS gene encoding myristoylated alanine-rich C-kinase substrate, producing the protein MGAQFSKTAAKGEAAAERPGEAAVASSPSKANGQENGHVKVNGDASPAAAEPGAKEELQANGSAPAADKEESVAAGSGAASPAAAEKEEPAAAATEAGAVSAEKEAPAEGEAAEPGSPTAAEGEAASATSSTSSPKAEDGATPSPSNETPKKKKKRFSFKKSFKLSGFSFKKNKKEAGEGGEVEAAAGTSADGGKDEAAGGAGAAAADTGAASGEQAAAPSEEAAAGEEGAAASGDPQETKAEEAAVAPEKPPSSEEAKAADEPNKAEEKKAEEAGASASVCEAPSATGPGAPPEQEAAPAEEPAPTAVSSACAAPSQEAQPECSPEAPQAEVAE; encoded by the exons ATGGGTGCCCAGTTCTCCAAGACTGCTGCGAAGGGAGAAGCCGCCGCGGAAAGGCCCGGGGAGGCGGCTGTGGCCTCGTCGCCTTCCAAAGCGAATGGGCAG GAGAACGGCCACGTGAAGGTGAACGGCGACGCTTCACCCGCGGCCGCCGAGCCGGGCGCCAAGGAGGAGCTGCAGGCCAACGGCAGCGCCCCCGCCGCCGACAAGGAGGAGTCGGTGGCTGCCGGGAGCGGGGCGGCGTCGCCCGCCGCGGCCGAGAAGGAGGAGCCGGCCGCCGCCGCCACTGAGGCTGGGGCCGTCTCTGCGGAGAAGGAGGCCCCCGCGGAGGGCGAGGCCGCCGAGCCCGGGTCGCCCACGGCCGCAGAGGGCGAAGCCGCGTCGGCCACCTCCTCGACGTCTTCGCCCAAGGCCGAGGACGGGGCCACGCCCTCGCCCAGCAACGAGAccccgaaaaaaaaaaagaagcgttTTTCCTTCAAGAAGTCTTTCAAGCTGAGCGGCTTTTCCTTCAAGAAAAACAAGAAGGAGGCAGGAGAGGGCGGTGAGGTGGAGGCCGCAGCTGGCACCTCCGCCGACGGCGGCAAGGACGAGGCCGCAGGGGGTGCCGGTGCGGCCGCCGCCGACACAGGCGCGGCCTCTGGGGAGCAGGCGGCGGCGCCCAGCGAGGAGGCCGCCGCAGGCGAGGAGGGGGCGGCGGCGAGCGGCGACCCGCAGGAGACCAAGGCGGAGGAGGCCGCTGTCGCGCCCGAGAAGCCGCCTTCCAGCGAGGAAGCCAAGGCCGCCGATGAGCCCAACAAGGCAGAGGAGAAGAAGGCCGAGGAGGCCGGGGCCAGCGCCTCCGTCTGCGAGGCGCCCTCAGCCACCGGGCCCGGCGCGCCCCCAGAGCAGGAGGCGGCCCCTGCGGAGGAGCCCGCGCCCACCGCAGTGTCATCAGCCTGCGCAGCCCCCTCACAGGAGGCCCAGCCCGAGTGCAGTCCAGAAGCCCCCCAAGCAGAGGTGGCAGAGTAA